A single genomic interval of Zunongwangia sp. HGR-M22 harbors:
- the gcvP gene encoding aminomethyl-transferring glycine dehydrogenase: MRTDSFALRHIGPKEENLKEMLQTIGVDSLEQLIYETIPDDIRLKQPLNLPKALSENQYAEHIGKLAAKNKVFKSYIGLGYHQGIMPAVIQRNVLENPGWYTAYTPYQAEIAQGRLEALLNFQTMVSDLTGMEIANASLLDESTAAAEAMALLFAVRDRKQKKDNVNKFFISEQVLPQTISLIKTRAEFLGIEIVLGDHAEFDYSSDFFGALIQYPGKHGQIFDYADFVNNCNENGIKVAVAADILSLVKLQAPGELGVDVVVGTTQRFGIPLGYGGPHAAYFATKEAYKRNLPGRIIGVTKDTDGNHALRMALQTREQHIKRDRATSNICTAQVLLAVMAGMYAVYHGPKGLQYIADTVHYSTTNLASELEKLGYEQVNSAYFDTLQIKADAEKIKAAAEAKEYNFYYPNAETVVISLNETTTTEDVNAIVSIFAEVASKKTEELSELKEITAIPESVSRKTDFLTHEVFNAYHSETELMRYIKKLERKDLSLNHSMISLGSCTMKLNAASEMLPLSNPQWGNIHPFAPIEQAEGYQIILKELEDQLTEITGFSATSLQPNSGAQGEYAGLMVIRAYHEAQGQGHRDVCLIPSSAHGTNPASAVMAGMKVVVTKATENGNIDIDDLREKAIEHKDNLAALMVTYPSTHGVFESAIKEITQIIHDNGGQVYMDGANMNAQVGLTNPGNIGADVCHLNLHKTFAIPHGGGGPGVGPICVAKQLVPFLPGNPVIKTGGEQAIGPISSAPWGSSLVCLISYAYIKMLGSGGLQKATEHAILNANYIKERLSDHYKTLYSGERGRAAHEMILDCRPFKENGIEVTDIAKRLIDYGFHAPTVSFPVAGTVMIEPTESESKAELDRFCDALISIKKEIEESSADEPNNVLKNAPHTIKMLTASEWNLPYSREKAAFPLDYIADNKFWPTVRRVDEAFGDRNLMCTCPPIEEYIEA, encoded by the coding sequence ATGAGAACAGATTCTTTTGCCCTTCGACACATTGGTCCTAAAGAAGAAAATCTTAAAGAGATGCTACAGACTATCGGCGTTGATAGCTTGGAGCAACTTATCTACGAAACAATCCCAGATGATATTCGTTTAAAACAGCCCCTAAATTTACCAAAAGCGCTTAGCGAGAATCAATACGCCGAGCATATTGGAAAGTTAGCTGCTAAAAATAAGGTTTTCAAATCTTACATTGGTCTAGGTTACCACCAGGGAATTATGCCTGCGGTAATACAACGTAATGTTTTAGAAAATCCGGGCTGGTATACGGCTTATACGCCTTATCAAGCTGAGATTGCTCAAGGACGATTGGAAGCCTTGCTAAATTTTCAAACAATGGTAAGCGATCTTACCGGAATGGAAATCGCCAATGCCTCCCTTTTAGACGAATCTACTGCAGCGGCAGAAGCTATGGCTTTACTATTTGCGGTTAGAGATCGTAAGCAAAAAAAGGATAACGTAAATAAGTTCTTTATTTCTGAACAGGTTTTACCACAAACCATCTCATTAATTAAAACCCGCGCAGAATTTTTAGGTATTGAAATAGTACTTGGCGATCATGCCGAATTCGATTATTCCTCTGATTTTTTTGGTGCTTTAATTCAATATCCTGGAAAGCACGGTCAAATTTTCGACTATGCAGATTTTGTAAATAACTGTAACGAAAACGGAATAAAAGTAGCTGTCGCTGCCGATATTTTAAGCTTAGTAAAATTACAGGCTCCTGGTGAATTAGGTGTAGATGTGGTTGTAGGAACTACGCAACGTTTTGGGATTCCATTAGGTTATGGTGGGCCTCACGCTGCTTATTTTGCAACTAAGGAGGCTTATAAAAGAAACCTTCCCGGGCGTATTATTGGTGTAACTAAAGATACCGATGGTAATCATGCGCTAAGAATGGCGTTGCAAACCAGAGAGCAACATATAAAACGTGATCGTGCAACGTCTAACATTTGTACTGCACAAGTTTTACTTGCAGTAATGGCAGGAATGTACGCGGTGTATCACGGGCCAAAAGGATTACAATATATTGCTGACACCGTTCATTATTCTACCACAAACCTTGCTTCTGAATTAGAAAAATTAGGTTACGAGCAGGTAAATTCAGCATATTTTGATACACTTCAGATAAAGGCAGATGCTGAAAAAATAAAAGCTGCTGCGGAAGCTAAAGAATATAACTTCTATTATCCTAATGCTGAAACTGTAGTGATTTCATTAAATGAAACTACTACTACAGAAGATGTAAATGCAATAGTATCTATTTTTGCTGAAGTAGCTAGTAAAAAAACTGAAGAGCTTTCAGAGTTAAAAGAAATTACCGCAATTCCTGAATCGGTTTCTAGAAAAACAGATTTCTTAACTCACGAAGTTTTTAACGCATACCATTCAGAAACTGAATTGATGCGTTATATCAAAAAATTAGAACGTAAAGATCTTTCGTTAAATCACTCCATGATTTCTTTAGGATCTTGTACGATGAAGTTGAATGCAGCTTCAGAAATGCTTCCGCTTAGTAATCCGCAATGGGGAAATATTCACCCTTTTGCTCCGATAGAACAAGCTGAAGGTTATCAAATTATTCTTAAAGAATTGGAAGATCAGTTAACCGAGATTACTGGTTTTTCTGCTACTTCTTTACAACCAAATTCTGGTGCGCAGGGAGAATATGCAGGATTAATGGTGATTAGAGCTTATCATGAAGCTCAAGGCCAGGGACATCGTGATGTTTGTTTAATTCCTTCTTCTGCACACGGAACCAACCCGGCATCTGCAGTAATGGCGGGAATGAAAGTAGTGGTAACCAAAGCTACCGAAAATGGAAATATCGATATTGATGATTTAAGAGAAAAAGCTATTGAGCATAAAGACAATCTTGCAGCTTTAATGGTGACTTATCCATCGACTCACGGTGTATTCGAATCGGCTATTAAAGAAATTACTCAGATTATCCACGATAATGGAGGGCAGGTTTATATGGACGGTGCCAATATGAATGCTCAGGTTGGTTTAACCAATCCGGGAAATATCGGTGCAGATGTTTGTCACTTAAACCTTCATAAAACCTTTGCGATTCCACATGGTGGTGGTGGCCCAGGTGTTGGTCCTATTTGTGTTGCAAAGCAACTAGTACCGTTTTTACCAGGAAACCCAGTAATTAAAACTGGAGGAGAACAAGCTATTGGCCCAATTTCTTCAGCTCCTTGGGGATCTTCTTTAGTATGTTTAATTTCTTATGCATATATCAAAATGTTGGGAAGCGGCGGACTTCAAAAAGCTACCGAACATGCGATCTTAAACGCAAATTATATTAAAGAACGTCTTTCAGATCATTATAAAACCTTATACTCTGGCGAACGCGGACGTGCAGCTCACGAAATGATTTTGGATTGCCGCCCGTTTAAAGAAAACGGTATTGAAGTGACTGATATCGCTAAGAGACTTATCGATTATGGATTCCACGCACCAACGGTATCTTTCCCAGTTGCTGGAACTGTAATGATTGAACCTACAGAAAGTGAAAGCAAAGCTGAATTAGATCGTTTTTGTGATGCTTTGATTTCTATTAAAAAAGAAATTGAAGAATCTAGTGCAGATGAGCCAAACAACGTATTAAAAAATGCGCCACACACGATTAAAATGTTAACCGCAAGCGAGTGGAATTTACCTTATAGCCGTGAAAAAGCAGCTTTTCCATTAGATTATATTGCAGATAATAAGTTTTGGCCTACTGTTAGAAGAGTAGATGAAGCTTTTGGAGACAGAAATTTAATGTGTACCTGCCCTCCTATTGAAGAATATATAGAAGCATAA
- a CDS encoding sigma-70 family RNA polymerase sigma factor has protein sequence MSTHSIDPTKWVDKYSDYLFNYTIVRVNDREVANDLISETFLAGLKSMENFKGEASERTWLISILKRKIIDHYRRSNSKKGQAEVHINYRDGENDGDWLEEQVADQFDKTAEDEMENTELGMAILDCLEKINTKHATIFKMKTIDGIDTDVICKEFDITPSNLWVIIHRARTALAACLEKNWF, from the coding sequence ATGTCAACGCATAGCATAGATCCAACTAAATGGGTAGATAAATACTCAGATTATCTCTTCAATTATACAATTGTAAGAGTAAACGATCGTGAGGTTGCTAACGATCTTATTTCTGAAACTTTTCTTGCCGGTCTCAAATCGATGGAAAATTTTAAGGGTGAAGCCAGTGAACGAACCTGGTTAATCTCTATCCTTAAACGAAAAATTATCGATCATTACCGCAGGAGTAATTCTAAGAAGGGACAGGCCGAAGTTCATATTAATTATCGTGACGGTGAAAACGATGGTGACTGGCTGGAAGAGCAGGTTGCCGATCAATTTGATAAAACTGCCGAGGACGAAATGGAAAACACAGAGCTGGGTATGGCAATTCTGGACTGTTTAGAAAAAATAAATACTAAGCATGCGACCATTTTTAAAATGAAAACTATCGATGGTATAGATACCGATGTTATTTGTAAAGAATTCGATATCACTCCGTCTAATCTTTGGGTAATAATCCACAGAGCCAGAACAGCTTTAGCAGCTTGTCTGGAAAAAAACTGGTTTTAA